A region of Pasteurellaceae bacterium Orientalotternb1 DNA encodes the following proteins:
- a CDS encoding manganese transporter, whose translation MKTHLSSLSVKDVAVRYNNGHTALHDVNFSLEGGTICALLGVNGSGKSTLFKSIMGLVNPQGKIEICGMPVNQALKRNLVAYVPQSEEVDWQFPVSVYDVVMMGRYGYMNFLRIPNATDKQKVHEAMERVNIAHLCNRQIGELSGGQKKRVFLARALAQESQIILLDEPFTGVDVGTENSIIELLKQLRAEGHLILVSTHNLSTVPSFCDQAVMINRTVLAAGSIETTFTPENLERVFGGVLRYKYQLNAAE comes from the coding sequence ATGAAGACTCACTTAAGTTCTCTCTCAGTCAAAGACGTTGCCGTTCGTTATAACAACGGACACACCGCATTACACGATGTGAATTTTTCCCTTGAAGGCGGCACGATTTGTGCATTACTGGGCGTGAATGGCAGTGGGAAATCAACCTTATTCAAAAGCATTATGGGCTTGGTGAATCCACAAGGTAAAATTGAAATCTGCGGAATGCCAGTAAACCAAGCCCTAAAACGTAATTTAGTTGCTTATGTCCCACAAAGCGAAGAAGTGGACTGGCAATTTCCCGTCTCGGTTTATGATGTGGTGATGATGGGGCGTTATGGCTATATGAACTTCCTGCGTATCCCCAATGCCACCGACAAACAAAAAGTGCATGAAGCAATGGAACGGGTGAATATCGCCCATTTATGTAATCGCCAAATTGGCGAACTGTCTGGCGGGCAAAAAAAGCGGGTGTTTCTCGCCCGTGCTCTCGCCCAAGAAAGCCAAATTATTCTGTTAGATGAGCCATTCACTGGGGTAGATGTCGGCACCGAAAATTCAATTATCGAACTGCTCAAACAGCTCAGAGCCGAAGGACATTTGATCTTAGTTTCTACTCACAATTTAAGCACCGTACCAAGTTTTTGCGATCAAGCGGTAATGATTAACCGTACGGTTCTTGCCGCAGGTTCTATCGAAACCACCTTTACCCCTGAAAACTTAGAACGAGTTTTCGGTGGTGTGTTGCGTTACAAATATCAATTAAACGCTGCGGAGTAG